The Candidatus Tisiphia endosymbiont of Dascillus cervinus genome contains the following window.
AGGTATGAATGTTACCACGATTCATTACCTACAGCAATGTCATCATTTAATATTTCATGATGACAGTTAGAATCTGTAATATTATCCAATAATATATCTAATTCTGATGTTTCTGTACTGATAATCAAATAGTTATCAGCTGTTTCTAAATTAACAAATGTACCTTGTTGAAAATGTAACTTATCAGCTAGATGTTTAGGAATTCTAATTCCCAAGCTATTTCCCCATTTTTGGATTTGAGTTTGCATAATATCATTAATATTGTTATTGTATAAACAAGTATATACAATAAACCTACATTATGCAAGTTAAAAATTCTTTTTATTCATTGCAAGGAGCTATATCGCCCCCCTTCCCTATTTACTTCGTATTTGTAACATCCCCAAAAAGAGTAAAAAATAGGCAAACATCTGTATAAAAAATAGCATGCTACTCAATGCTGGTAAAAATATAACAATAATAGGTTGTAATAAAATGGTCACTCCACTTGAAAATAATACTATCCTAGTGCATGTTTGCCA
Protein-coding sequences here:
- a CDS encoding AbrB/MazE/SpoVT family DNA-binding domain-containing protein, whose amino-acid sequence is MQTQIQKWGNSLGIRIPKHLADKLHFQQGTFVNLETADNYLIISTETSELDILLDNITDSNCHHEILNDDIAVGNESW